The Acinonyx jubatus isolate Ajub_Pintada_27869175 chromosome E3, VMU_Ajub_asm_v1.0, whole genome shotgun sequence genome has a window encoding:
- the MMP25 gene encoding matrix metalloproteinase-25 gives MLGLLALLLPLLPPPARAQEPSAQDVSLGVDWLTRYGYLPPPHPAQAQLQSPAKLRDAIKVMQRFAGLPETGLLDPVTMATMHRPRCSLPDVLGAAELVRRRRRRRRYALSGSVWKKRTLTWRVHSFPQSSALSQEMVRTLMHHALTTWGVESGLKFQEVGFQSPTEPDIVIDFARAYHQDSYPFDGQGGTLAHAFFPGEHSISGDTHFDDEEIWTYGSKDGEGTDLFAVAVHEFGHALGLGHSSAPDSIMRPFYQGPVGDPHKYRLSQDDREGLQQLYGKVPQTPYDKPTRKPLAPPPPPPALPPDSPSLPTPDRCEGNFDAIANIRGETFFFKGPWFWRVQPSGQLVSPRPARLHRFWEGLPAGVKVIQAAYARPRDGGILLFSGPQFWVFQERQLEGAPRPLTELGLPAGEQVDAVFSWPLNGKTYLIRGGRYWRYDEAAARPDPGYPRDLSLWEGAPPAPDDVTVSNAGDTYFFKGAYYWRFPKGSVKAESDSPQPMGPKWLDCPAPSADPRSPRPPKATREPGACNCQCEINQASGRPSLSFLLSLLPPLVGGVASS, from the exons ATGCTCGGGCTGCTGGCGCTGTTGCtcccgctgctgccgccgcccgCGCGCGCCCAGGAGCCCTCCGCGCAGGACGTGAGCCTGGGAGTG GACTGGCTGACCCGCTACGGCTACCTGccaccaccccaccctgcccaagCACAGCTGCAGAGCCCTGCGAAGCTGAGGGATGCTATCAAGGTCATGCAGAGGTTTGCCGGGCTGCCTGAGACAGGCCTCCTGG ACCCGGTGACCATGGCCACCATGCACAGGCCCCGCTGCTCCCTGCCTGATGTGCTGGGGGCGGCAGAGCTGGTGAGACGTCGTCGCCGTCGCCGGCGCTACGCCCTGAGCGGCAGCGTGTGGAAGAAGCGAACGCTGACGTGGAG GGTGCACTCCTTCCCCCAGAGCTCGGCACTGAGCCAGGAGATGGTGAGGACCCTCATGCACCACGCCTTGACCACCTGGGGCGTCGAGTCAGGCCTCAAATTCCAGGAGGTGGGCTTTCAGAGCCCAACGGAGCCCGACATCGTCATTGACTTTGCCCGGGCGTACCACCAGGACAGTTACCCCTTCGACGGGCAGGGAGGGACCCTAGCCCACGCCTTCTTCCCCGGGGAACACTCCATCTCTGGGGACACGCACTTCGACGACGAGGAGATCTGGACTTATGGGTCAAAAG atgGTGAGGGGACGGACCTGTTTGCTGTGGCTGTTCATGAGTTTGGCCACGCCTTGGGCCTGGGCCACTCCTCGGCACCGGACTCAATCATGAGGCCCTTTTACCAGGGCCCGGTGGGCGACCCCCACAAGTACCGCCTATCCCAGGACGACCGGGAAGGCCTACAGCAGCTCTATG GGAAGGTGCCCCAGACCCCTTATGATAAGCCCACAAGGAAACCcttggctcctcctcccccaccccctgccctgcccccagacaG cccctctctccccacccctgaccGATGCGAAGGCAATTTTGATGCTATCGCTAACATCCGTGGTGAAACCTTTTTCTTCAAAG GCCCCTGGTTCTGGCGCGTTCAACCCTCGGGACAGCTGGTGTCGCCCCGGCCCGCCAGGCTCCACCGCTTCTGGGAGGGGCTGCCCGCCGGGGTGAAGGTCATCCAGGCCGCCTACGCCCGGCCCCGGGACGGCGGCATCCTCCTCTTCAGCG gcccccagtTCTGGGTGTTCCAGGAGCGGCAGCTAGAGGGCGCCCCGCGGCCGCTCACGGAGCTGGGGCTGCCGGCCGGAGAGCAGGTGGACGCCGTGTTCTCGTGGCCGCTCAACGGGAAGACCTACCTGATCCGGGGCGGGCGCTACTGGCGGTACGACGAGGCGGCCGCGCGCCCGGACCCCGGCTACCCCCGCGACCTGAGTCTTTGGGAAGGGGCGCCTCCCGCCCCCGACGATGTCACCGTCAGCAACGCAG GTGACACCTACTTCTTCAAGGGCGCCTACTACTGGCGCTTTCCCAAGGGCAGCGTCAAGGCGGAGTCCGACTCCCCCCAACCCATGGGCCCCAAGTGGCTGGACTGCCCGGCCCCCAGCGCCGACCCACgctcccccaggccccccaaagccacccgggagcccggagcctgcaaTTGTCAGTGCGAGATCAATCAGGCCTCAGGGCGGCCGTCGCTGTCCTTCCTGCTGTCCCTTCTACCCCCGCTGGTGGGGGGCGTCGCCTCCAGCTGA
- the IL32 gene encoding interleukin-32 isoform X1 produces MWSSKVGRNPIEFMRHQMHQLVDIFCDRTQHQSQGAPQQRLRLEEVEDGFNEIMLEAVDLHHHQNNDEECSPLLPEVRQELRSRVLRSSVLDLEEKEHPVVRKTEESFCDRALRLFRRLLYQLQLEWQAALAWLREKVAAGFQAFCNAVEAICSAFNSFCTSVAQVFRSAVQA; encoded by the exons ATGTGGTCCTCCAAG GTGGGCAGAAATCCTATTGAGTTTATGAGGCACCAAATG CACCAGCTGGTGGACATCTTCTGTGACAGGACCCAACACCAATCCCAAGGAGCACCG caACAGAGGCTCAGGCTGGAAGAGGTGGAG GATGGCTTCAACGAGATCATGCTGGAAGCCGTGGACCTTCATCATCATCAGAACAACGACGAG GAATGCAGCCCGTTACTTCCCGAAGTGCGGCAGGAGCTACGTTCCAGAGTCTTGAGGTCCTCCGTCCTCGACCTGGAAGAGAAGGAGCACCCCGTGGTCCGGAAGACGGAGGAGAGCTTTTGTGACCGAGCCCTGAGGTTGTTCCGAAGGCTGCTTTACCAACTGCAGCTCGAGTGGCAAGCCGCACTGGCGTGGCTGAGGGAGAAGGTGGCCGCCGGCTTTCAGGCCTTCTGCAACGCGGTGGAGGCCATCTGCAGCGCCTTTAACAGTTTctgcacctcagtggctcaggtGTTCAGGAGCGCCGTCCAGGCCTAG
- the IL32 gene encoding interleukin-32 isoform X2, translating to MRHQMHQLVDIFCDRTQHQSQGAPQQRLRLEEVEDGFNEIMLEAVDLHHHQNNDEECSPLLPEVRQELRSRVLRSSVLDLEEKEHPVVRKTEESFCDRALRLFRRLLYQLQLEWQAALAWLREKVAAGFQAFCNAVEAICSAFNSFCTSVAQVFRSAVQA from the exons ATGAGGCACCAAATG CACCAGCTGGTGGACATCTTCTGTGACAGGACCCAACACCAATCCCAAGGAGCACCG caACAGAGGCTCAGGCTGGAAGAGGTGGAG GATGGCTTCAACGAGATCATGCTGGAAGCCGTGGACCTTCATCATCATCAGAACAACGACGAG GAATGCAGCCCGTTACTTCCCGAAGTGCGGCAGGAGCTACGTTCCAGAGTCTTGAGGTCCTCCGTCCTCGACCTGGAAGAGAAGGAGCACCCCGTGGTCCGGAAGACGGAGGAGAGCTTTTGTGACCGAGCCCTGAGGTTGTTCCGAAGGCTGCTTTACCAACTGCAGCTCGAGTGGCAAGCCGCACTGGCGTGGCTGAGGGAGAAGGTGGCCGCCGGCTTTCAGGCCTTCTGCAACGCGGTGGAGGCCATCTGCAGCGCCTTTAACAGTTTctgcacctcagtggctcaggtGTTCAGGAGCGCCGTCCAGGCCTAG